One Heyndrickxia oleronia genomic window, TCAGATGGATATTAACGATTAAAAATTTCTGATTGATAAATGTGAAAAGCATGAAAATAAAACATAGTCTATAAGCATTAATAATTGATCCCATTCAAATAAACAGCAAACATTGAATCAAAACATATAGGATGTTTATGTGATTTAGGAATAGATGGTTCAACTGATGGTACTACTATCCTGTGAAGTTATTAGTAAGTCCATAGTTTTACTTTCTTTTATATAGGTTCTTATGCTGATATGAAATTTTGGATTATAGTACGATAAATGGTTCTACATTACGGGTTTGATGGAATCCTTGTAAGTTTTAAAGACACTCAATATGTTATTAAATTCTACTTGCGTTGCAATCAATAATGGTCCTTCAAGTTTTATCTTAGTAGAGTTTAAAACACAATATGGAGTTCCAAAAAAAGTAATCAAAAACTATCAAATATAATTGAAGGTAACGGATGGCTGTATATATGACTTGGTATCATTTTCTAATTTATCTATTACATTACAAATAGATAAAATAAATAGTCACACAAAAGGGAATAATTGTAGTGATGTAACATTATTATTAGATCCTCGATAAAGAAATTTTGATTATGCAATTTAAACTATTTCCAATGATAGGGCAAAAAATAAGTGCGATTCAAATTTGAATTGTACATGGAATTAATATAGCAGATGTGAGTGTAGTAAACTACAATATGTAGAGTCAAGAACTAGGTCAGCTTATATCTAATAAGATTATGTCTTTAATACAGACAATTATATTGCTACCAGTAAAAGTCATTTTTTTTAGAAATAACAAACATTGAAAGGAATTTTATGACTTTTAAGATAATATAATTCTTGATAAAACTCGAAATAGTTAAGGTTATTTTTTTACATTCATTAAATTTGGGGAAATTTTATTAATAACTAAAAATAATATCCTTAAACTTTATCAAATTAGAGACGATATAAATAATAGATTACCATTTAAACGGAAACTATAAATATTACATTTTTTTAACCTTATATCAAATGAATGGTAGAAAATATATAAGGATGTGAATAACATGGTAAGAATTAGTGGTCTTGCAAGTGGGATGGACATTGATTCACTTGTTGAAAATTTAATGAAGGCGGAAAGAGCACCATTAGATAAATTAACACAGCAAAAACAAAAGTACGAATGGCAACGTGATGATTTTCGAGAAATTAGAACGATGATGTTCAATTTTAATAATTCAATTTTTGACAATATCTTGAAACAAAGTACTTATACTCAAAAGAAGGTGAATGTATCTGATCCCGATCTTATATCGGTTAGAAATGTAAATTCAACTTCCGATTTTTCTGGAACGATTACAGTGAATAGTCTAGCCACCTCTAGTTCTGTAGTTGGGGGAACAATTGGCACTTCTATCGATTCTTCAAAAAAAGTAAGTGAGATATTTACTGATGTAAAAGGTAGTCAATCCATAAAAGTAAAAGCAATCACAGCTGACGGAAAACTGGAAGAAAAAGAAGTCAAATTTGATGCGGATAAAGATTCCTTAGATGATGTCGTCAAGAAAGTGAATCAAGAAACTGGAGCAACAATGTTTGTTGATTCGAAAACGGGAAAAGTTTCTCTTACTTCAAAGAATACCGGTACTACTAGAGAAGGTACAACGGATGTTGACTTGTCTTTAACTGGTATTCTTTTTGAAAAATTGAAAGTTGCTGATAATGTTACTGATACTGAAACAAAAAGGACAGCTGGGACAAATGCCTCGTTTACTTTTAACGGTATTGAAACAACACGTACCTCAAATACATTCCAAATTAATGGATTTGAGATTACTTTGAAAGAGGGAAAGCCGGGAAAGAGTGTTACATTTAGTTCTTCAACTGATGTTGATGCAGTTGTAGATAAGATTGTCAAATTTGTTGATGAGTATAATAAGCTAGTTGAAAAAGTAAATGGAAAAGTAACTGAAAAGCGTTATAGAGATTTTCAGCCACTAACAGCAGAACAAAAAGCAGATATGAAAGATAAGGAAATAGAGCTTTGGGAAGAAAAAGCAAAGAGCGGAATGCTTTATGGAGATTCTATTTTATCCTCCAGTTTGACTGAAATGCGTACAAATTTATATTCTCCAGTGAGTGGGCTTACTGGAATGAATCAATTATCAGAAATAGGGATAACAACTACTGCTAATTATCTTGATGGTGGAAAACTTACAATTGATGAGGATAAACTTAGAGCAGCGATAGAAAAGGATCCAAATGCTGTGTATTCAATATTTGCAAATGATGGAGATACAACTGCGGAAAAAGGATTAGGCAGACGTTTGCGTGATACATTAAAAAATACTATGGAAAAAATTGATGAAAAAGCTGGTAAAGCTACAAGTGTGAACAATACTTTTACATTAGGAAAATTATTAGATAATGTTGATAAAAGTATTGATAGTCTGCAAGATCGCTTGAAAGATATTGAAAGCCGCTATTATCGGCAATTTTCAGCAATGGAGACTGCTATTC contains:
- a CDS encoding flagellar hook-associated protein 2, encoding MVRISGLASGMDIDSLVENLMKAERAPLDKLTQQKQKYEWQRDDFREIRTMMFNFNNSIFDNILKQSTYTQKKVNVSDPDLISVRNVNSTSDFSGTITVNSLATSSSVVGGTIGTSIDSSKKVSEIFTDVKGSQSIKVKAITADGKLEEKEVKFDADKDSLDDVVKKVNQETGATMFVDSKTGKVSLTSKNTGTTREGTTDVDLSLTGILFEKLKVADNVTDTETKRTAGTNASFTFNGIETTRTSNTFQINGFEITLKEGKPGKSVTFSSSTDVDAVVDKIVKFVDEYNKLVEKVNGKVTEKRYRDFQPLTAEQKADMKDKEIELWEEKAKSGMLYGDSILSSSLTEMRTNLYSPVSGLTGMNQLSEIGITTTANYLDGGKLTIDEDKLRAAIEKDPNAVYSIFANDGDTTAEKGLGRRLRDTLKNTMEKIDEKAGKATSVNNTFTLGKLLDNVDKSIDSLQDRLKDIESRYYRQFSAMETAIQRANQQSAYLSQFFSS